In Microbacterium galbinum, a single window of DNA contains:
- the gap gene encoding type I glyceraldehyde-3-phosphate dehydrogenase: MSVKIGINGFGRIGRNYFRAALAQGADIEIVAVNDLTDNKTLAHLLKYDSITGRLDAEVSYDENSITVNGNVIKAFAERDPANLPWGELGVDIVIESTGFFTKAELAKKHIDAGAKKVLISAPATGDDATIVMGVNEDTYNPATDHIISNASCTTNCLAPLAKVFNDAFGIETGLMTTVHAYTADQNLQDGPHSDLRRARAAAINIVPTSTGAAKAIGLVLPELKGKLDGFALRVPVPTGSITDLTITTKTPVTVDEIKAAYKAAAEGPLKGILKYTEDEIVSSDIVTDPHSSIFDAGLLRVIGNQVKLSSWYDNEWGYSNRLVDLTEYVAERL; the protein is encoded by the coding sequence GTGTCTGTCAAGATCGGTATCAACGGCTTCGGCCGTATCGGACGCAACTACTTCCGCGCGGCTCTCGCGCAGGGAGCAGACATCGAAATCGTCGCGGTCAACGACCTCACCGACAACAAGACCCTGGCGCACCTGCTGAAGTACGACTCGATCACCGGTCGCCTCGACGCCGAGGTGAGCTACGACGAGAACAGCATCACCGTCAACGGCAACGTCATCAAGGCTTTCGCCGAGCGCGACCCCGCCAACCTCCCGTGGGGCGAGCTGGGTGTCGACATCGTCATCGAGTCGACCGGCTTCTTCACCAAGGCGGAGCTCGCGAAGAAGCACATCGACGCCGGCGCCAAGAAGGTTCTCATCTCGGCTCCCGCCACGGGCGACGACGCGACCATCGTGATGGGCGTGAACGAGGACACCTACAACCCGGCGACCGACCACATCATCTCGAACGCCTCCTGCACCACGAACTGCCTCGCGCCGCTCGCCAAGGTGTTCAACGACGCGTTCGGCATCGAGACCGGCCTCATGACGACGGTCCACGCCTACACGGCCGACCAGAACCTGCAGGACGGCCCGCACAGCGACCTGCGCCGTGCTCGCGCGGCAGCGATCAACATCGTCCCGACCTCCACGGGTGCGGCGAAGGCCATCGGCCTGGTCCTCCCGGAGCTCAAGGGCAAGCTCGACGGCTTCGCGCTGCGCGTGCCGGTGCCGACCGGCTCGATCACCGACCTCACGATCACGACCAAGACCCCGGTCACGGTCGACGAGATCAAGGCCGCGTACAAGGCTGCCGCCGAGGGCCCCCTCAAGGGCATCCTCAAGTACACGGAGGACGAGATCGTCTCGAGCGACATCGTCACCGACCCGCACTCGTCGATCTTCGACGCCGGCCTGCTCCGCGTCATCGGCAACCAGGTCAAGCTCTCCAGCTGGTACGACAACGAGTGGGGCTACTCCAACCGTCTCGTCGACCTGACCGAGTACGTGGCAGAGCGTCTCTGA
- a CDS encoding phosphoglycerate kinase, whose product MTLRTLDSLGSLEGKRVIVRCDLNVPLRDGVITDDGRVRASLPTLNALINAGARVVVCSHLGRPDGAPDPQYSLEPVAQRLSELLGKPVAFARDTVGESAKDAVESLENGDVVVIENLRFNPGETSKDDATRAAFAAELAELGDVLVSDGFGVVHRKQASVYDLAEILPSAAGLLIATELDVLDRLTENPERPYAVVLGGSKVSDKLGVISHLLPRVDRILVGGGMLFTFLKAQGHDVASSLLEEDQLDTVRGYIAEAEKRGVELVLPTDVVVAASFSADAAHEITAADAIESTAFGSSGIGLDIGPETAARFAEVIRGSKTVFWNGPMGVFEFPAFANGTKTVAQALTEVDGLSVVGGGDSAAAVRQLGFADDRFGHISTGGGASLEFLEGKKLPGLEVLGWA is encoded by the coding sequence GTGACTCTGCGCACCCTGGACTCACTGGGTTCGCTCGAGGGCAAGCGCGTCATCGTCCGTTGTGACCTGAACGTCCCCCTGCGGGACGGGGTCATAACGGACGATGGCCGTGTACGCGCCTCGTTGCCGACCCTCAACGCCCTCATCAACGCCGGCGCCCGCGTCGTCGTGTGCTCGCACCTCGGACGCCCCGACGGCGCGCCCGACCCCCAGTACAGCCTCGAGCCGGTCGCTCAGCGACTGTCCGAGCTGCTCGGCAAGCCGGTCGCCTTCGCGCGTGACACGGTCGGCGAGTCCGCGAAGGATGCCGTGGAGTCGCTCGAGAACGGCGACGTCGTCGTGATCGAGAACCTGCGTTTCAACCCGGGGGAGACCTCGAAGGACGACGCGACCCGTGCTGCGTTCGCGGCCGAGCTGGCGGAGCTGGGCGACGTCCTCGTCTCCGACGGCTTCGGTGTCGTGCACCGCAAGCAGGCGAGCGTCTACGACCTCGCAGAGATCCTGCCCTCGGCCGCCGGTCTGCTGATCGCGACCGAGCTCGACGTGCTCGATCGCCTCACGGAAAACCCCGAGCGCCCGTACGCGGTCGTGCTCGGCGGGTCGAAGGTCAGCGACAAGCTGGGCGTCATCTCGCACCTGCTGCCGCGCGTCGATCGGATCCTCGTCGGTGGCGGCATGCTGTTCACCTTCCTCAAGGCGCAGGGCCACGACGTGGCCTCGAGTCTTCTGGAAGAAGATCAGCTCGATACCGTACGCGGCTACATCGCCGAGGCCGAGAAGCGCGGCGTGGAGCTCGTGCTCCCGACCGACGTGGTCGTGGCTGCCTCGTTCTCCGCAGACGCGGCGCACGAGATCACGGCCGCCGATGCGATCGAGTCGACGGCGTTCGGTTCGTCGGGCATCGGCCTCGACATCGGTCCCGAGACCGCCGCACGGTTCGCGGAGGTCATCCGGGGATCGAAGACGGTGTTCTGGAACGGCCCGATGGGCGTGTTCGAGTTCCCCGCTTTCGCGAACGGTACGAAGACCGTCGCGCAGGCGTTGACCGAGGTGGACGGACTCAGCGTGGTCGGTGGGGGAGACTCCGCCGCGGCCGTGCGGCAGCTCGGATTCGCCGATGACCGCTTCGGCCACATCTCGACCGGCGGCGGCGCCAGCCTCGAGTTCCTCGAGGGAAAGAAACTACCCGGCCTGGAGGTGCTCGGATGGGCCTGA
- the tpiA gene encoding triose-phosphate isomerase yields MGLNARTPLIAGNWKMNLDHLQAVAFVQKLHWTLKDAKHEDGSVEVAVFPPFTDIRSVQTLIDADKIPFALGAQDVSAHDSGAYTGEISGAFLAKLDAKYVILGHSERREYHAETDEVVAAKVQATLKHGLVPVICVGETAEDLEKFGASAVPAGQLEVALQNVPASADIVVAYEPVWAIGSGQAATPQQAQDVCAALRGVIAKVLGDDAAARTRILYGGSVKSANIASFMREPDVDGALVGGASLVVDEFAAIIRFEKHVGV; encoded by the coding sequence ATGGGCCTGAACGCCCGTACCCCGCTGATCGCGGGAAACTGGAAGATGAACCTCGACCACCTGCAGGCGGTCGCGTTCGTGCAGAAGCTGCACTGGACGCTGAAGGACGCCAAGCACGAGGATGGCTCCGTGGAGGTCGCGGTGTTCCCGCCCTTCACCGACATCCGCAGCGTGCAGACGCTGATCGACGCCGACAAGATCCCGTTCGCCCTGGGTGCGCAGGACGTCTCGGCTCACGACTCGGGTGCGTACACCGGTGAGATCTCCGGTGCGTTCCTCGCCAAGCTGGATGCGAAGTACGTCATCCTCGGCCACTCGGAGCGTCGTGAGTACCACGCTGAGACCGACGAGGTCGTCGCGGCCAAGGTGCAGGCGACGCTCAAGCACGGTCTGGTGCCGGTGATCTGCGTCGGCGAGACCGCGGAGGACCTCGAGAAGTTCGGGGCCAGCGCCGTTCCGGCCGGTCAGCTCGAGGTCGCGCTGCAGAACGTGCCGGCATCCGCCGACATCGTCGTGGCATATGAGCCCGTCTGGGCCATCGGCTCCGGACAGGCCGCGACGCCGCAGCAGGCGCAGGATGTCTGCGCCGCGCTGCGCGGTGTCATCGCGAAGGTCCTCGGCGACGATGCGGCCGCCCGCACGCGCATCCTCTACGGCGGTTCGGTGAAGTCCGCGAACATCGCGAGCTTCATGCGCGAGCCCGACGTCGATGGTGCACTGGTCGGCGGCGCGAGCCTCGTCGTGGACGAGTTCGCTGCGATCATCCGCTTCGAGAAGCACGTCGGAGTGTGA
- the secG gene encoding preprotein translocase subunit SecG → MAILEFVLQVVLGITSVLLTLLILLHKGRGGGLSDMFGGGMSSAVGSSGLAERNLNRFTVVLALAWFVAIVALGLITKFEVI, encoded by the coding sequence GTGGCAATTCTCGAGTTCGTCCTGCAGGTCGTGCTGGGCATCACCAGCGTTCTGCTGACCCTTCTCATCCTTCTTCACAAGGGTCGCGGTGGCGGCCTCTCCGACATGTTCGGGGGAGGGATGTCCTCGGCTGTCGGCTCGTCCGGTCTCGCCGAGCGCAACCTGAACCGCTTCACGGTCGTTCTGGCATTGGCCTGGTTCGTGGCGATCGTCGCGCTGGGACTCATCACGAAGTTCGAGGTGATCTGA
- a CDS encoding RNA polymerase-binding protein RbpA, whose translation MATGGNAIRGTRVGSGPMGEQDHGYHADRIAVSYWDGLGNETVRYFAAGLPEEEIPDTIDHPQSGLPAGRDRENPPALAKTEPYKTHLAYVKERRTDEEAVQLLDDALTQLRERRGQ comes from the coding sequence ATGGCTACCGGTGGCAACGCCATTCGTGGCACCCGCGTCGGCTCCGGCCCCATGGGCGAGCAGGACCACGGTTACCACGCCGACCGCATCGCGGTCTCGTACTGGGACGGCCTCGGCAACGAGACGGTTCGCTACTTCGCGGCTGGCCTGCCCGAAGAGGAGATTCCTGACACGATCGATCACCCGCAGTCCGGTCTGCCGGCCGGTCGCGATCGTGAGAACCCGCCTGCGCTGGCGAAGACGGAGCCGTACAAGACGCACCTCGCCTACGTGAAGGAGCGTCGCACCGACGAGGAGGCCGTCCAGCTCCTCGACGATGCGCTCACTCAGCTGCGCGAGCGTCGCGGGCAGTAG
- the tig gene encoding trigger factor gives MANSTVEKLTPTRVKLTITVTPDDLKPSIAHAYEHIAQDVQIPGFRKGKVPAPIIDQRVGRGAVIEHAVNEGLDKFFREASAEHKLRIVGRPSADITQWPSEKDFSGDLLVDVEVDVRPEIELPSYEGITLTVDAVEADDAALDAELENMRARFGTLVPVDRPAAKGDFVELDLVATIDGAEIDRAEGVSYEVGSGELLEGIDDAIESLTAGEDTTFRSALVGGDHAGSEAEVAVTVKAVKERELPEADDDFAQIASEFDTIAELRASLAERVSQQGVFTQGSAARDKLVETLLEQIEIPVPPQLIEDEVHNHLEGENRLEDDVHRAEVTEASEKQFRTQVLLDTIAEQADVQVSQEELSQYLVQSAAQYGMAPQEFVEALQSSNQLPALVGEVARNKALAVALGKVKVVDTNGKPVDLSDFIVTDDEAEAAEAEEAPAEKKAPAKKAPAKKAPAKKAADADADEKPAAKKPAAKKAPAKKAADKAE, from the coding sequence ATGGCGAACAGCACCGTCGAGAAGCTGACCCCGACCCGGGTCAAGCTCACCATCACGGTCACCCCGGACGACCTCAAGCCGAGCATCGCTCACGCCTACGAGCACATCGCTCAGGACGTCCAGATCCCCGGCTTCCGCAAGGGCAAGGTCCCTGCTCCCATCATCGACCAGCGCGTCGGACGCGGTGCCGTCATCGAGCACGCGGTCAACGAGGGTCTCGACAAGTTCTTCCGCGAGGCGAGCGCCGAGCACAAGCTGCGCATCGTCGGTCGTCCGTCGGCCGACATCACCCAGTGGCCGAGCGAGAAGGACTTCTCCGGCGACCTGCTCGTCGACGTCGAGGTCGACGTGCGCCCCGAGATCGAGCTCCCCTCCTACGAGGGCATCACCCTCACGGTCGACGCCGTCGAGGCGGATGACGCCGCTCTCGATGCCGAGCTCGAGAACATGCGCGCGCGCTTCGGCACGCTGGTCCCCGTGGACCGCCCCGCAGCGAAGGGCGACTTCGTCGAGCTCGACCTGGTCGCCACCATCGACGGTGCCGAGATCGACCGCGCCGAGGGCGTGTCCTACGAGGTCGGCTCGGGCGAGCTGCTCGAGGGCATCGACGACGCGATCGAGTCGCTCACCGCCGGTGAGGACACCACCTTCCGTTCGGCTCTCGTGGGCGGCGACCACGCCGGTTCCGAGGCAGAGGTCGCCGTGACCGTCAAGGCCGTCAAGGAGCGCGAGCTCCCCGAGGCCGACGACGACTTCGCGCAGATCGCGAGCGAGTTCGACACGATCGCCGAGCTGCGTGCGAGCCTCGCCGAGCGCGTGTCGCAGCAGGGCGTCTTCACCCAGGGGTCGGCCGCGCGCGACAAGCTCGTCGAGACGCTGCTCGAGCAGATCGAGATTCCCGTTCCGCCGCAGCTCATCGAGGACGAGGTGCACAACCACCTCGAGGGCGAGAACCGCCTCGAGGACGACGTCCACCGTGCCGAGGTCACCGAGGCGAGCGAGAAGCAGTTCCGCACGCAGGTGCTGCTCGACACGATCGCCGAGCAGGCCGACGTGCAGGTCTCGCAGGAGGAGCTCAGCCAGTACCTCGTGCAGTCCGCTGCGCAGTACGGCATGGCCCCGCAGGAGTTCGTCGAGGCTCTGCAGTCGTCGAACCAGCTCCCCGCCCTCGTCGGAGAGGTCGCGCGCAACAAGGCGCTGGCGGTCGCCCTGGGCAAGGTCAAGGTCGTCGACACCAACGGCAAGCCGGTCGATCTGTCGGACTTCATCGTGACCGATGACGAGGCAGAAGCAGCGGAGGCCGAGGAGGCCCCCGCCGAGAAGAAGGCTCCGGCCAAGAAGGCTCCGGCGAAGAAGGCTCCCGCCAAGAAGGCGGCCGACGCCGACGCCGACGAGAAGCCGGCTGCGAAGAAGCCCGCCGCCAAGAAGGCTCCGGCCAAGAAGGCGGCCGACAAGGCCGAGTGA
- a CDS encoding tetratricopeptide repeat protein yields MDDWDTRIDAVWADDALTDAERITRIDALAAERSDDDARALFERAGARDSAGIEAEAEVLYRRALAEGLDEEHRPQAVIQLASTLRNLGHTDEALDMLRAERERGGAFGDAASAFYALALVSSGDPVRGAAIALEALAPHLPRYTRSVTGYARELVDPPR; encoded by the coding sequence ATGGATGACTGGGACACGCGGATCGATGCCGTGTGGGCGGACGACGCCCTGACCGATGCGGAGCGAATCACGCGTATCGACGCCCTCGCGGCGGAGCGGAGCGACGACGATGCCCGTGCTCTGTTCGAGCGGGCGGGGGCCCGTGACTCCGCCGGTATCGAGGCGGAGGCCGAGGTGCTCTACCGACGTGCTCTCGCCGAAGGTCTCGACGAGGAGCATCGGCCCCAGGCCGTCATCCAGCTCGCGAGCACGCTGCGGAACCTCGGGCACACCGACGAGGCGCTGGACATGCTCCGGGCCGAGCGGGAGCGAGGCGGCGCGTTCGGCGATGCGGCGTCGGCCTTCTACGCCCTCGCACTGGTGTCGAGCGGCGATCCCGTGCGCGGCGCCGCCATCGCGCTGGAGGCGCTCGCGCCGCACCTGCCGCGGTACACGCGCTCGGTCACCGGATACGCACGCGAACTGGTCGATCCGCCACGCTGA
- a CDS encoding ATP-dependent Clp protease proteolytic subunit, with amino-acid sequence MAAEPLVATSVFDRLLKDRIIWLGSEVRDQNANEICAKILLLAAEDSEKDIYLYINSPGGSITAGMAIYDTMQFVPNDIVTVGIGMAASMGQLLLTSGTKGKRYITPNARVLLHQPHGGFGGTSSDIQTQAQLILSMKKRLAEITAGQTGKSVEQINADGDRDRWFTAEEALEYGFVDHIREHASDVTGGGGTADDAA; translated from the coding sequence ATGGCTGCAGAACCCCTTGTCGCGACGAGCGTCTTCGACAGGCTGCTGAAGGATCGCATCATCTGGCTGGGCTCAGAGGTGCGTGACCAGAACGCCAACGAGATCTGCGCGAAGATCCTTCTTCTCGCCGCAGAGGACTCGGAAAAGGACATCTACCTCTACATCAACTCGCCCGGTGGCTCGATCACCGCGGGAATGGCGATCTACGACACGATGCAGTTCGTGCCGAACGACATCGTCACCGTCGGCATCGGCATGGCCGCTTCCATGGGGCAGCTGCTGCTCACCAGCGGCACCAAGGGCAAGCGCTACATCACCCCGAACGCACGTGTGCTGCTGCACCAGCCCCACGGCGGCTTCGGCGGAACCTCGAGCGACATCCAGACCCAGGCGCAGCTCATCCTCTCGATGAAGAAGCGCCTCGCCGAGATCACCGCCGGCCAGACGGGCAAGTCGGTCGAGCAGATCAACGCCGATGGCGACCGGGACCGCTGGTTCACGGCCGAGGAGGCGCTCGAGTACGGCTTCGTCGATCACATCCGCGAGCACGCCAGCGACGTCACCGGTGGCGGCGGCACGGCCGACGACGCCGCGTAA
- a CDS encoding ATP-dependent Clp protease proteolytic subunit: MYTPTFQSAGNLPSSRYVLPQFEERTAYGFKRQDPYNKLFEDRVIFLGVQVDDASADDVMAQLLVLESQDSERDITMYINSPGGSFTAMTAIYDTMQYVAPQIQTVVLGQAASAASVLLAAGAPGKRLALPNARVLIHQPAMGEAGQGQASDIEIQAAEILRMRTWLEETMAKHTGKPVEQINRDIDRDNILSAEQAREYGIVDQVLTSRKRA; this comes from the coding sequence ATGTACACGCCCACTTTCCAATCCGCAGGCAACCTGCCCTCCAGCCGCTACGTGCTCCCGCAGTTCGAGGAGCGCACGGCCTACGGCTTCAAGCGCCAGGACCCGTACAACAAGCTGTTCGAAGATCGCGTGATCTTCCTCGGCGTGCAGGTCGACGACGCATCCGCCGATGACGTGATGGCCCAGCTCCTCGTGCTCGAGAGCCAGGACTCCGAGCGCGACATCACGATGTACATCAACTCGCCCGGTGGCTCGTTCACCGCGATGACGGCGATCTACGACACGATGCAGTACGTCGCGCCGCAGATCCAGACCGTCGTCCTCGGCCAGGCGGCTTCCGCGGCATCCGTGCTGCTCGCGGCCGGCGCGCCGGGCAAGCGTCTCGCGCTTCCGAACGCTCGCGTTCTGATCCACCAGCCCGCGATGGGCGAGGCGGGCCAGGGGCAGGCGTCCGACATCGAGATCCAGGCGGCGGAGATCCTCCGCATGCGCACCTGGCTCGAAGAGACCATGGCGAAGCACACCGGCAAGCCGGTCGAGCAGATCAACCGCGACATCGATCGCGACAACATCCTCTCGGCCGAGCAGGCTCGGGAGTACGGGATCGTCGATCAGGTGCTCACCTCGCGCAAGCGCGCCTGA
- a CDS encoding sugar-binding transcriptional regulator translates to MEDELLMVRVAELYYDEDKTQDEIGGLLKISRWKVGRLLTQARERGIVRIEIIHPRARRLGLEREVVERFGLSDAVVVPAPEGDDGTLERVAQAAADFLTALRPVPRTLGVSWGRTLRAVAEALPDGWANGVTVVQLNGGVSLNRRSGGAAGLAVTIAQRANGQVSLLPSPAILERVETKQAIESDRTVAGILEEAADAQAFLFTAGPCDASSAHVENGYLSAEDVDELARRGAVGDVLGRYVDAEGNIVDAKLDARTVGVSLDRLRGAKKAIFVTAGPAKHDIARTVVTSGLCGVLVTDETTARALLEER, encoded by the coding sequence GTGGAAGACGAACTGCTCATGGTCCGGGTCGCCGAGCTGTACTACGACGAGGACAAGACGCAAGACGAGATCGGCGGACTCCTCAAGATCTCGCGCTGGAAGGTCGGCCGTCTTCTGACCCAGGCGCGCGAGCGCGGCATCGTCCGCATCGAGATCATCCACCCGCGCGCCCGGCGTCTCGGCCTCGAGCGGGAAGTCGTCGAGCGCTTCGGATTGAGCGACGCGGTCGTGGTGCCCGCCCCCGAGGGCGATGACGGCACGCTGGAACGCGTCGCCCAAGCAGCGGCAGACTTCCTCACCGCGCTCCGTCCCGTTCCCCGCACGCTCGGAGTGAGCTGGGGGCGCACTCTCCGCGCGGTGGCCGAAGCTCTTCCCGACGGGTGGGCGAACGGCGTCACCGTCGTCCAGCTCAACGGGGGAGTGAGCCTGAACCGCCGCTCGGGCGGGGCCGCAGGGCTCGCCGTGACGATCGCGCAGCGCGCGAACGGGCAGGTGTCGCTGCTGCCGAGCCCCGCCATCCTCGAGCGCGTCGAGACCAAACAGGCGATCGAGTCCGATCGCACCGTCGCCGGCATCCTGGAGGAGGCCGCCGACGCGCAGGCCTTCCTGTTCACGGCCGGTCCGTGCGACGCCTCCTCGGCGCACGTCGAGAACGGCTACCTCAGCGCCGAAGACGTCGATGAGCTCGCCCGACGCGGAGCCGTCGGAGACGTGCTCGGCCGCTACGTCGATGCCGAGGGCAACATCGTCGACGCGAAGCTCGACGCCCGTACGGTCGGCGTGAGCCTCGACCGCCTGCGCGGAGCGAAGAAGGCGATCTTCGTCACCGCCGGCCCCGCGAAGCATGACATCGCCCGCACCGTCGTCACCAGCGGCCTGTGCGGGGTACTGGTGACAGATGAGACCACAGCACGAGCATTGTTGGAGGAACGATGA